The DNA sequence TAACGGAACCGAAACGATGTCCGTTCCGTTCAGTTCTTCACTAAGTACGCCGGTGGAGATAGTGTATCCATCCAAACCGATCACCAAGTTGAACAAAGTCGCGCGGTCGCTGACCAGGATGCTTTTTTTATGGAAAACAGTGCTAAGTATCTCTTCCGAAAAATAGAAGGAATTATGCTCGCCCTGTTCGAACGACAGATAGGGATAGTCCTCGAGATCCGCCAAGGTAACGCTCTGTTTGGCCGCCAACGGATTGCGGACGCTGACAAAGATGTGCGGTTCCGCTTCAAACAAAGGATGGAACTCCAATTGGCTCTCCCGCAAAATCTTTTGGAGCGCATTGCGGTTGAACGAGTCCAGATAGAGGATGCCGATTTCACTTTGGAAACTTTTGACGTCCTCGATGATTTCATGGGTGCGCGTCTCGCGGAGAGTGAACTTGTATTCATCTGCTCCGCTCTTTTTGATCATGTTCACGAACGCGCTGACGGCGAACGCGTAATGTTGGGTCGAAATGGAACACAGCTGTTTGGCCGGTTTTTTGTCAAGATAGCGCTGCTCCAGCAGTTCCGCTTGCTCGATCACCTGTTGCGCGTACTTCAGGAATTCACTGCCTTCCGCAGTCAGCGTGATGCCTTTGGCCGTCCGGATGAACAGTTCCAGGCCGATTTCTTCCTCCAGGTCCTTGATGGCATTCGAGAGGCTTGGTTGGGAAATGAAGCATTTTTTGGCGGCTTCGTTGATCGATTTGTATTGGGCGACTGCCAGCATATATCTTAATTGTTTTAAGGTCATGTCTTTTGCCTTTCCTCTCATTGATTTGACTGCCGAAGCGGTTGTTTGGCTTGGCTTTTTGATTCTGCCTCGATTATACCAGACGGCTTCCCGCCCGGCCAAGGCCGGACTGACGTTCATTGGAGAACAATCAAAAAAAGACCGGCGCGGCAGCATTTCACTATGCTGCCGCGCCGATCCGATGCTATTTTTTCCGGCTGACCTTTTCTTCTATTGTGCGTTCGAATGTTTCCTTGTTGTCCGCCATCGCGATGGGCGCGTATTCCGGCCAGGCATCTTCCAGCGCTTCCGCGGAGTCCCCGCTCAAAATAAGCACCTCGATTTTACGCCCGAAACGCTGCTCCAATTCTTCCGAATAGCCAAAAATGGATGGCACCGCATCGATTGCGATCGCCGCACTGCCGTTCTTTTTGAATGTCCTTGCCACTACGAATTTCATGAATTCACCTCAGGGTCCATTATAGCAAAAAGGCCACGCTACCGGTGAAAAAAATTGGCAATTCCGTGGCTGATCCCGCACTTTCGGATCGGCTGCCTATACGTCCAGGTCGGTCTGAACGCTCATTTCTTCAGGCGTAGGCTTGTAATGAGCCAGCACCAAAGCGCCTAAGCCCGCCATGACAGTCAGCAGGGAGCTGAGGAATTTGACAAACGGCGGCAGCCCCAAAAGCCCGAGGACAGCCAAGCCCAAGAGCACCAGCCAGAATCCCTTATGCAGCTCTGGCCATTTGAAGCGCTTCGCCACCCACTGTCCGATGAAAACCGCCACGATGATCCGCGACAAGTACAGCGAAAACGAATAAATAGCACTTAACATGAAGCCTGCCGGTATTCCAATGACGGTGACCATTGCCAGGATGATCATCGGTGGCACCACCAACAGCGTCAGCAAACCCACCCCTAATGTCTTCAATGGCGTCTCAGCCAATGGGCGGGCAGTGTTGTTCCAGAAAGCAGGCCGCCAGATCCGAATCAGGAACCAGATCAACAAGGCGCTCGCCAAGCTCCAGAGGAACCAGAAAAATCTCCTTACCGGAGTTCTCGTCTCTTTCAACGCAACTTCCCTGTCCACGTTCACCGTTTCAGCAAATTCCCAATCCGTATCACCCGCGATCGTTGCGCCAGTGCCGATGTCAGCTTCGTTTTCACCCTTGTAGTAGAGGTCGCCCGCTATGTTCGCTCCGTCCTGGAGTTTCAGGCTATCCGTCTGCAAATTGGCGTCCCCGCCGATCTGTCCGCTGAGCACAATCTCTGCACCGCCCCCGAAGAGGTTGCGTTGGATAATTCCTTCCTGCAGAATCGTTGCGCCCGCCGCGAAGAGATCTCTGCCGACAGAAGCATCCTGTCCGATGGAGATATTCTGACCGGCAAAGAAAACATCGCTTTCCGACTTCCCATCAAAGGTGAGCGCTTGCCCCGCTCCGTAAATGTTTCCCGTCACAGTCCCGTTGATGGTAATCGTTTGGGCAGCCACAAACAGATCGCCGTTGATGTTGCCGTTGATCCGGACATCCTGCCCGGATACAAAAGCCGTTCCTTCCACATTTCCGTCGACCTTCACCACATTGCCCGCAAATA is a window from the uncultured Trichococcus sp. genome containing:
- a CDS encoding LysR family transcriptional regulator; amino-acid sequence: MTLKQLRYMLAVAQYKSINEAAKKCFISQPSLSNAIKDLEEEIGLELFIRTAKGITLTAEGSEFLKYAQQVIEQAELLEQRYLDKKPAKQLCSISTQHYAFAVSAFVNMIKKSGADEYKFTLRETRTHEIIEDVKSFQSEIGILYLDSFNRNALQKILRESQLEFHPLFEAEPHIFVSVRNPLAAKQSVTLADLEDYPYLSFEQGEHNSFYFSEEILSTVFHKKSILVSDRATLFNLVIGLDGYTISTGVLSEELNGTDIVSVPLDVEDRMVIGWIANKKAGISRQAAAYIKELKAVIRTYSN
- a CDS encoding DUF6718 family protein; amino-acid sequence: MKFVVARTFKKNGSAAIAIDAVPSIFGYSEELEQRFGRKIEVLILSGDSAEALEDAWPEYAPIAMADNKETFERTIEEKVSRKK